The DNA segment GTCCTGCCCATAATTCGAAATTTTCATAAAAATTCCACATAAGTACGGCATCCAAAATATACCGTGGGGCATTGCTGGTAAATTGGTTCTCTCCAGATAGATCTCGGTTGGAAAGACCAAGTTCTATTTTATATTTTAGTTTTGGGGAATAAGCGAAACCATCAAACTTTAGCCGAGCTCTTCTAATTAAAAAATTTTGATCTGGCTTTGTATACTGGACTCCATTATGATCCCAAGTAGAAAGTGCCCTAAACTGAATGCGAGGGGCAAATTTAACACTCCATGAACTATCTTTAGCAACTATGTTTAGGAGCCCTTTGCCAAACGAAGTGTTAGTTGTATCTTGAGCACTTCCCTTTAAAATAAAGGAAAATAATGCTAGAAACACTATTAAATAGTGTAGCCTCATATAAAATCGTTTTTAAGTTTTTGTCGCTGCAAAGAACTTACTTCCGTGTTAAGTTAACGTTTCCTGAATATTATTTCTATATAATAATACAGTTATTTGTTAACAAGAAACATATAAAAAAGCTGCCTGATCAGGGCAGCTCATACACTTAAAAAATCCAGTCGACAAAAACTTTAACGATTTTAGATAGGTGTAAAAATTGTCTATAGACTTTACAAATTAAGGGATTTAATGTAGTGTAGTTATCATGGTAAGATTACTAAATTATTAATTTGCTGAGATTTCTAATGTTAAGTTTTTATATATAAATAACTGATAATAAGGTTTATAAAATTTTAATGTAAATTTAATGTTAAGTAAACATTTAATTAATGTAAAATATGTTGTATATTTGGTATATAGATATTAAAAAAGAATATTATGAAAAATATAATCACACTTCTAGCTTTAGTAGCCATAGTAGCAATAGGTACAGCTCAAGAAAAAAATAATAAAGATAAGTATGTACTTACTGGATTGGATGGTAATGTTGTTGAGGCAACTTTGTATCACGATAATGGTGTAGTGGCACAAACAGGCTTTTATACCTTAGATAATAAATTACAAGGTAAATGGGTAAGTTATGACACGAATGGAAATAAAACAGCTATTGCAGAATATGACAAAGGAAAAAAAGTAGGATCTTGGGTTTTCTTTCAAGGTGAGACCATAAAAGAAGTTACTTATATGAATTCTAAAATTGCAAAAGTGAATACTTTTAAAAAGGATAACACTCAGATTGTTTCCAACTAGAGTTTAAACAATAAAATAAGAAAGCCCGACAGTTTAAACTTGTCGGGCTTTTTTTAGTAACTTATTTATTATTCTAAAACCGAATACTATAAGAAAGGCTAATTTCTTGTCCGGGGTTCCACTTAGAATAAATTTGATCTTCTCCACCAAAAGATTGATAAACACTTTCTACGTCGTCATCTAATAAATTTTCAAATTGTAAACTAATTGTAGAATTTTTGTTTTCACCAAATGTCTTTGAAATATTCAACTTAACATTATGGAAGGGTAGCGTAAATACATCGGCTACATCACCTGCACCTACAATTTGTAATGTTTTACCTTGCGTATTATAAAACAATCCACCTTGCCAGCCAGTGTCGTCGTTGTTATAATTAAGTCCAACATTAATTAAGTAAGGAGATTGACCTTGAAGTTGGCGTGTATCGTCTAGTGTTTCGCCTTCTCTAAGGTTATCAAGTCTTCCTTCCCTTTCATCGTCACTGTAGTCCTGTTGTGATTCTATTAATGAAAAATTGGCGTTGAATGAGAGGTCCTGCAACCCATCAATAAAACCAAGGTTTTTTCTAACCTCAATTTCTCCTCCAAAAACATTAGCGTCTCCAAGGTTTAAAGGGGTGTACTGTCCATACGCTCTTCTAATAAAGGAAAGTTCAATTGGATCATTAAATGATTTATAAAAACCACTTAATGCGAAGAAATCACTGTTTTCGCCGTATTTTTCAAACCGCAAATCAAAGTTATTGATATAACTAGGCTGTAGATCAATGTTACCAATAAAAGTGGTGCTACTAATAGGATCGAAAATTTCAGCTAATGATGCTTCTTTAAATGAAGGTCTTGCGGTAGTACGTGCGTATGAAGCTCGTATTTTTTCATTGCCATCTTCATCAAGGTCAAAGATTAAATTTGCTGAAGGGAAAAAGTCGGACTTATCTAAAATAGTAGCATCAACTAATTCAGTTCCATTTTGGTTTTCTCCAGTGTAGATTAAATCGAATTTTTCAAAACGAACTCCTAAAATAGCATTAAACCAACTGGTAACTTTAAACTCTTCTGAAAGATATCCTGCAGCAACAGATACCTCAGAATCATATGAATCTGAGTCGTTAGAGTCATCTCTAATATAAAAACCACTATTTGTAGTTGGATTATATACATTCTCATCATCAAGAATTAAATTAGGATTTCCGCCTAACGAAGCCGATGGAAAGTTTAAGAATGGGATTGCAAATTTAACTACTTCAAAATCACGTTGCTTATACGTATAAGCACCACCAAATTTTACTTTAGCGTCGTAACCAAATAGGGTGTGTTTTTTTTCAATATCTAATTTTCCAGCTAAATTTATTTCTTCTAAGTTTCTATAAAACCTTGAAGGTAGACCAGACTCACTAGGTTCGATTGTGAAAACTTCTTCGCCAGTTTGTGAGTTAGTAGACACTCTAAAAGGTGTTACTCTAAAATCTTTATCGTCAATTCGGGCTATAGTAGGAGATAACTTCCATTCAATAGTCCAATTATTTTCACTTCCCAAAGAGTGTTTTCCGCTTAATAAACCATTGGTTATAGCTCTTTCAGTGTAAATTAAATTATCTTTCTTTACATTATTGCTGCTTATAATAAAGTTACTTTGTCTAAAGATTGATGCTTCAGATTCTCCATTTTGAATGTGAAGTACATTAAATCTATATTTAGATTTTTCAGTTTTGAAAGACAATCCAGCTAAACCACTAATTAATACATTGTTGTTACCTACGTCTCCATTTTGGGTTCTATCGGCAAGTAGTTCAAAGTTAGATTTATCAGTTTCATCTTTTCTGTATATCTGGCCATCAACATATTCATCATAGTATTTAGTTTCATTTTTGTAAGACAATGAAGCTAAAAACCCAAGTTTGTTATCACCAATTTCATATTGATTACCAGCTGTGGCTGATAATTTAAAATCCATCAAACTTTGTTCACGTTGTGCAGCTAAGGTTGGGTTAAAACGTTGTGTTATAACTTGTGCAACCTCACCGTTTTGTTGTGGTAATGGCACATCTTGATTAGGAACCAATGGGTTATCTCTCAAGCCATCATCAAAACCTAAAAAGTCGGTGTTACTTTTATCAGATACTAAATAATTATCCTGAAAGTGGAAATCTGAATTATAACTTGCTCCTATAGATAAACTATATTCTTCTCGGCTTGGGATGTCTTTTGTTACAATATCAACAACACCACCAGTAAAGTCTGCAGGTTGATCTGCTGTAGCAGATTTAACAACTAAAATATTTTCTAGTATTTGGGTAGGGAAAATGTCAAGTTGTAATGTATTTCTGTCTGGGTCAAGACCTGGAACATCTACTCCGTTTAAAATAGATTTTGTGTACCGGTCGCCAAGCCCTCTTACATACACAAATTTTCCACCTTGAATAGAAACACCTGGTACATTTTTAACAGCATTTGCTACACTACTAGCCCCTGTTTTTTTAATACTTTCAAGAGATAGACCATCCATTAAATTAACTGAATTTTTCTGTAAGCTAAGAACAGCTGCTTCAGTGTTTTTTCGGGCAGTTGTAGTAATTATTACCTCGTCTAATTGACCAGCACTTGCTTGTAGCGTTACATTAACAGCTGTAGATTCGTTTTCAGAAATAATAATATCTGTTATTTCTTTAGTTTGATATCCAACAAACGAAAAAACCAATGTATAGGTACCTGGCTTTAAATCTAATGTGTATTTTCCTTCAAAGTCTGATGTAGTTCCTGTTTGAGTTCCTTTAACTACAACATTTGCAAATGGAAGGACATCGTTGTACTCTCCATCATTTATGGTGCCGTTTACAGAACCTGTTTGACTAAAGGCTAATTGTGTTAAAAAAAGTAATAATACTAGTAACGTATTTTTCATAACTATTATTTATAAAACTTGCCCGCTTTGTTTAAAGCGAGCAAGTTGGCTAATTATATGAGAACAAAAATTTAATCAATCGAATTAAAGTGCTCCTTTAGAGCTTGCGAATGTCCAAGAGAATACAGACATATTAGCACCACCACTAGTTCCTTGTGAGGTCCAATTAGCAGCTCTTTCGCTAAAAGAAGGGTTTAAAATTATTAAGTCTTCAAATACATCATTTTCATCATTTTCATCATCACAGTTTTCAATACAACCTCCTTTTTCAACGAATATAGTATTGTCAGCTCCATTAAGTATCCAATTTTGGAATACTATTTTTCCATCTAAAAAGTTTTGAGAAACTACGTTGTTGTCTAATTCTACATCTGAAGAGGATTTAAATCCTGTTGCGTAAACGTTACGTACAGTTCCCATTGCATTATCTCTAAAATCTGCGTACTCACCATTTTCGGTTGTAGTGTTTCCAATTAAAGTAAGACCGTCAATAGTAAAGCTACCTTCTAATGAACCTGCAGGACCGTCAATTTCAAGACCGTGGTCAGAAATATCGCCCATAACTACTGCGGCATTAGATATAGTACCTGAGTAAGCTTCGTCAATATCAAGACCATCATCTCCTTGTGCCCAAACCAATAGGTTAGAAGAGTTTACTGAACCTCCAAACCATTCGATACCGTCATCAACATTCCCTACAACTTCAATGTTTGAAACTGTTGTTCCTGTACCTACACCACCTAAAGTAAGACCGTTAATTTCATTTCCTTCACCAATTAAAGCTCCACCGTGACGGATAGAAATGTAGTTAAGCGTTCCTGAATCATCAGAATCATCGTTACCACCATATAATCCATTTCTGTCACTAGCAGGAATTCCTTCAATTTGGTTTTCTGTAGCATCACCAGATAGAGATGCTCTAGCATTTCCTAAAACAATAACTCCACCCCAAAGGCCACGATCACTTTCGCTTAGATTAGTTCCAGCAACTTGTCCTAATTCAATATTATCAGTTACAGAAGTAAATATTATAGGATTGTTAGCTGATCCGTTAGCTTCAATATTTGCATTTCTTGCAATAATTAAAACAGAAGCATTTGAATCTTGACCAGTTTCGGCTTTAATTATAGTTCCTGGCTCAATTGTTAAAGTTGCTTCGTTAGTTACAGTAACACGACCGTCTAAAGTCCATATTACATCGTTAGTTAATGTGAAATCTTCAGTAATTTGGCCTGTAAGTACAGAGTTTACAGGAGTTGGATCATCATCTACTGCGATTGGATCATTATCATCACTGCTACAGCCAACAAATAATATTGTTGCTGTAATCGTTATACAAGAAAGAAAGAATTTTTTCATTTTTTAATCTATTTTTTAGTTTTATTTAGTGCCACAAAGAAACTCACATACTGTAAAGCTGGTGTTAACTAGTCATTACTAATTTGTCATAAGAAAGTTATCTTAATGTTAATTGCTTAACATTGCCTTTTCACTTTGCACGGTGTGGTCAAAATAGTATCTTGCAAGTAAAATTCAGTGTTATGATGCAATGGGAAAAACTACTCTCGCTTAAACGACAAGGCGATACCAATAAGCGACTACGGATAGAACAAGACGAAACTCGTTTAGGTTTTGAAGTAGATTATGATCGTGTTATCTTTTCTTCTGCCTTTAGGAGCTTACAGGATAAAACCCAAGTTATTCCGCTTTCTCAAACATCGTTTGTGCACACGCGTTTAACCCATAGCTTAGAAGTTTCTGTGGTTGGGCGATCATTAGGGAGGCAAGTAGGGAAGGCTATTCTTGAAAAACACCCACAACTTAAAAAAACACATGGATATCAGTTTAACGATTTTGGTGCTATTGTAGCAGCAGCAGCGTTAGCACACGATATTGGTAACCCGCCTTTTGGTCATAGTGGTGAAAAAGCGATTGGTGATTATTTTTTAAATGGAAAAGGAAAGCGTTTCAAAGAAAAGTTAACCCCAAAAGAATATCAAGATTTGGTAGATTTTGAAGGAAATGCCAATGGTTTTAAAATATTGACTGAATCCAAAAATGGAGTCGATGGTGGGCTACGTCTATCATACGCAACTTTAGGTGCTTTTACAAAATACCCTAAAGAATCTCTTCCCAAAAAACCTACTAACCATATAGCAGATAAAAAGTACGGTGTATTTCAATCTGAAAAAGATTCTTTTAAAGAAGTAGCTGAAGAATTAGGGTTACTAAAACGTGGTGAAGATAATGATATGAGCTATTACCGTCACCCCTTAGCGTATTTGGTGGAAGCGGCCGATGACATTTGTTATACCATCATAGATTTTGAAGACGGTATTAACCTTGGTTTGATAGAAGAGGAATTTGCGTTAGAATATCTAATCAACTTAGTAAAAAATACCATCAACACTGAAAAGTATCATAATTTAAAGCAAAGTTCTGACCGGTTGGCGTATTTACGTTCTTTGGCAATCAATACGTTGATAACCGAGGCAGTTGAGGTTTTTTTAGAACACGAAGAAGAAATTTTAAAAGGCGAATTTTCCCAAGCTTTGTTGGATAAAAGCCGGTATCAAGCACAGATAAATGATATTATTAAAATTAGTATCGAAAAAGTATACCAGAGCAAAGAGGTGGTGGAAAAAGAAATAGCAGGCTATAAAGTGTTGGAAACCTTAATAGACACCTTTACAACCTCCGTTGAACGTGTAGTTAACGGTGAAGAAAGACATTACGACCGCTTGATTTTGAAAAATTTTAACGACACTATATCTGAAAAAGAATCACTTTATAAAACTATTTTAGCCGCTTGTCATTATGTGTCAAGATTAACGGATGGGAAGTCGTTACAGCTTTTTGACAGAGTACGTGGAAATTTTAAGTAGATAGTGTTTATAAAGCTACAACCAATG comes from the Marixanthomonas ophiurae genome and includes:
- a CDS encoding toxin-antitoxin system YwqK family antitoxin; translation: MKNIITLLALVAIVAIGTAQEKNNKDKYVLTGLDGNVVEATLYHDNGVVAQTGFYTLDNKLQGKWVSYDTNGNKTAIAEYDKGKKVGSWVFFQGETIKEVTYMNSKIAKVNTFKKDNTQIVSN
- a CDS encoding TonB-dependent receptor — encoded protein: MKNTLLVLLLFLTQLAFSQTGSVNGTINDGEYNDVLPFANVVVKGTQTGTTSDFEGKYTLDLKPGTYTLVFSFVGYQTKEITDIIISENESTAVNVTLQASAGQLDEVIITTTARKNTEAAVLSLQKNSVNLMDGLSLESIKKTGASSVANAVKNVPGVSIQGGKFVYVRGLGDRYTKSILNGVDVPGLDPDRNTLQLDIFPTQILENILVVKSATADQPADFTGGVVDIVTKDIPSREEYSLSIGASYNSDFHFQDNYLVSDKSNTDFLGFDDGLRDNPLVPNQDVPLPQQNGEVAQVITQRFNPTLAAQREQSLMDFKLSATAGNQYEIGDNKLGFLASLSYKNETKYYDEYVDGQIYRKDETDKSNFELLADRTQNGDVGNNNVLISGLAGLSFKTEKSKYRFNVLHIQNGESEASIFRQSNFIISSNNVKKDNLIYTERAITNGLLSGKHSLGSENNWTIEWKLSPTIARIDDKDFRVTPFRVSTNSQTGEEVFTIEPSESGLPSRFYRNLEEINLAGKLDIEKKHTLFGYDAKVKFGGAYTYKQRDFEVVKFAIPFLNFPSASLGGNPNLILDDENVYNPTTNSGFYIRDDSNDSDSYDSEVSVAAGYLSEEFKVTSWFNAILGVRFEKFDLIYTGENQNGTELVDATILDKSDFFPSANLIFDLDEDGNEKIRASYARTTARPSFKEASLAEIFDPISSTTFIGNIDLQPSYINNFDLRFEKYGENSDFFALSGFYKSFNDPIELSFIRRAYGQYTPLNLGDANVFGGEIEVRKNLGFIDGLQDLSFNANFSLIESQQDYSDDEREGRLDNLREGETLDDTRQLQGQSPYLINVGLNYNNDDTGWQGGLFYNTQGKTLQIVGAGDVADVFTLPFHNVKLNISKTFGENKNSTISLQFENLLDDDVESVYQSFGGEDQIYSKWNPGQEISLSYSIRF
- a CDS encoding deoxyguanosinetriphosphate triphosphohydrolase, with the translated sequence MQWEKLLSLKRQGDTNKRLRIEQDETRLGFEVDYDRVIFSSAFRSLQDKTQVIPLSQTSFVHTRLTHSLEVSVVGRSLGRQVGKAILEKHPQLKKTHGYQFNDFGAIVAAAALAHDIGNPPFGHSGEKAIGDYFLNGKGKRFKEKLTPKEYQDLVDFEGNANGFKILTESKNGVDGGLRLSYATLGAFTKYPKESLPKKPTNHIADKKYGVFQSEKDSFKEVAEELGLLKRGEDNDMSYYRHPLAYLVEAADDICYTIIDFEDGINLGLIEEEFALEYLINLVKNTINTEKYHNLKQSSDRLAYLRSLAINTLITEAVEVFLEHEEEILKGEFSQALLDKSRYQAQINDIIKISIEKVYQSKEVVEKEIAGYKVLETLIDTFTTSVERVVNGEERHYDRLILKNFNDTISEKESLYKTILAACHYVSRLTDGKSLQLFDRVRGNFK